A genomic stretch from Lysobacterales bacterium includes:
- a CDS encoding acetyl-CoA C-acyltransferase: MSDIVIAGAMRTAIGSFQGQFDGVPATQLGSTAIAAALAQAGIAADAVEEVLMGCVLPANLGQAPARQAALGAGLARSAACTTLNKVCGSGMKAIMMAHDAIRAGSAQVVVAGGMESMTNAPYLLGKARGGYRMGNGEIVDHMMWDGLTNPYDKQAMGVFGEQCVEKFGFTREEQDAFATASVERAMKAIADGRFAAEIAPVKVTTRKGEVEVATDEEPARCDLGKVASLRPAFKRDGGTITAASSSKISDGAAATVVMSADAASRLGARPLARIVAHASHAQEPAWFTTAPVTAIGKVLERAGWSVGDVDLFEVNEAFACVAMAPMRELGIDHGRLNIHGGACALGHPIGASGARIVVTLLHALIATGGRRGVASLCIGGGEATALAIELA, translated from the coding sequence ATGTCCGACATCGTCATCGCCGGCGCCATGCGCACCGCCATCGGCTCGTTCCAGGGCCAGTTCGACGGCGTGCCCGCCACCCAGCTGGGCAGCACCGCGATCGCCGCCGCCCTGGCCCAGGCCGGCATCGCCGCCGATGCCGTCGAGGAAGTGCTGATGGGCTGCGTGCTGCCCGCCAACCTCGGCCAGGCGCCGGCCCGCCAGGCGGCGCTCGGCGCCGGCCTGGCGCGCTCGGCCGCCTGCACCACCCTCAACAAGGTCTGCGGCTCGGGCATGAAGGCGATCATGATGGCGCACGACGCGATCCGGGCCGGTTCGGCCCAGGTCGTGGTCGCCGGCGGCATGGAGTCGATGACCAACGCCCCCTACCTGCTCGGCAAGGCCCGCGGTGGCTATCGCATGGGCAACGGCGAGATCGTCGACCACATGATGTGGGACGGCCTCACCAACCCCTACGACAAGCAGGCCATGGGCGTGTTCGGCGAGCAGTGCGTGGAGAAGTTCGGTTTCACCCGCGAGGAGCAGGACGCCTTCGCCACGGCGTCGGTGGAGCGCGCCATGAAGGCGATCGCCGACGGCCGCTTCGCCGCCGAGATCGCCCCGGTCAAGGTGACCACCCGCAAGGGCGAGGTCGAAGTCGCCACCGACGAGGAACCGGCCCGCTGCGACCTCGGCAAGGTCGCCAGCCTGCGGCCCGCCTTCAAGCGGGATGGCGGCACCATCACCGCCGCGTCCAGCTCCAAGATCTCCGATGGCGCCGCCGCGACCGTGGTGATGTCCGCCGATGCCGCCTCCCGTCTGGGCGCCCGGCCGCTGGCCCGGATCGTCGCGCACGCGAGTCATGCCCAGGAGCCGGCCTGGTTCACCACCGCACCGGTGACGGCGATCGGCAAGGTGCTGGAGCGCGCCGGCTGGTCGGTCGGCGATGTCGACCTGTTCGAGGTCAACGAGGCGTTCGCCTGCGTGGCCATGGCGCCGATGCGCGAGCTGGGCATCGACCATGGCCGGCTCAACATCCATGGCGGCGCCTGCGCGCTCGGCCACCCGATCGGCGCCTCCGGCGCGCGCATCGTCGTCACCCTGCTGCACGCCCTGATCGCCACCGGCGGACGACGGGGCGTGGCCAGCCTGTGCATCGGTGGCGGCGAAGCCACGGCGCTGGCGATCGAGCTGGCCTGA
- a CDS encoding diguanylate cyclase produces MMASTPADARPGIRAIALALHVAVFAAWLLAFLAAWLLEYAPHASLWFPPAAVSFAALLVLGMRALPVLWLAGALATVLADRMYDQNAEPGVLALAALGFAAVHTAAYAIPAMLLRRFAWGASAPTTPAKITLFLLGGLLGSGLAALGGALSLRLTGLIEPDQWLPLLAPWWIGDYAGLLTLGPLAAVTLNRAAVAAGLPERAGKLRFGAPAPIGNLGRTWLLKVLLLLGGSAALLAASALVEQPQTLIFCLFAALVVQLWIVHSEPEMGVLLAIAGFTVLLVGATAVLELGEHALVLQFVLITLAANSYFGLAVPALYGDNERLRRLVTHDTLTGALSRRFFEEGARAAIAVARRRGEPVVLVMVDVDRLKEINDGAGHAAGDAALLRVASTCAAHVRPGDLIGRLSGDEFALLLPGAAMAEAAGIVHAIRGALADLPLGPAGPVTASFGLSALESGDDGYDSLMVRADRAMYAVKPGRGERHAQVLEAID; encoded by the coding sequence ATGATGGCCAGCACGCCCGCCGACGCCCGACCTGGCATCCGCGCCATCGCGCTGGCACTGCATGTTGCGGTGTTCGCCGCCTGGCTCCTGGCCTTCCTCGCCGCCTGGCTGCTCGAGTACGCGCCGCACGCCAGCCTCTGGTTCCCGCCCGCGGCGGTCAGCTTCGCGGCGCTGCTGGTGCTGGGGATGCGCGCCCTGCCCGTGTTGTGGCTGGCCGGCGCCCTGGCGACGGTGCTGGCCGACCGCATGTACGACCAGAACGCCGAGCCCGGCGTCCTGGCCCTGGCCGCACTGGGTTTCGCCGCTGTCCATACCGCGGCCTACGCGATCCCGGCGATGCTCCTGCGGCGCTTCGCCTGGGGCGCATCGGCGCCGACCACACCGGCCAAGATCACCCTGTTCCTGCTGGGTGGCCTGCTTGGCAGCGGACTCGCCGCCCTGGGCGGCGCGCTCAGCCTGCGCCTGACCGGCCTGATCGAACCCGACCAGTGGCTGCCTCTGCTGGCGCCGTGGTGGATCGGCGACTACGCCGGCCTGCTCACCCTGGGCCCCCTGGCGGCGGTGACGCTCAACCGCGCTGCCGTCGCAGCCGGCCTGCCGGAGCGGGCGGGCAAGCTGCGCTTCGGCGCGCCGGCACCGATCGGCAACCTTGGCCGGACCTGGCTGCTCAAGGTGCTCCTGCTGCTGGGCGGCTCGGCCGCCCTGCTGGCCGCCTCCGCCCTGGTCGAGCAGCCGCAGACCCTGATCTTCTGCCTGTTCGCCGCACTGGTGGTGCAGCTGTGGATCGTGCACAGCGAGCCGGAGATGGGCGTGCTCCTGGCGATCGCAGGCTTCACCGTGCTGCTGGTCGGCGCCACTGCCGTCCTCGAGCTCGGCGAGCACGCCCTGGTCCTGCAGTTCGTGCTGATCACGCTCGCCGCCAACAGCTACTTCGGTCTGGCGGTGCCGGCCCTGTATGGCGACAACGAACGCCTGCGTCGCCTGGTCACCCACGACACGCTGACCGGCGCCCTGTCGCGTCGCTTCTTCGAGGAAGGCGCGCGCGCGGCGATCGCCGTCGCGCGCCGGCGCGGCGAGCCGGTGGTGCTGGTCATGGTCGACGTCGACCGCCTGAAGGAGATCAACGACGGCGCCGGCCACGCCGCCGGCGATGCCGCTCTGCTCAGGGTGGCCAGCACCTGCGCCGCGCATGTCCGGCCGGGCGACCTGATCGGCCGGCTGAGCGGCGACGAGTTCGCCCTGCTGCTGCCCGGCGCCGCGATGGCCGAGGCGGCCGGTATCGTCCATGCCATCCGCGGGGCCCTGGCCGACCTGCCCCTGGGCCCGGCAGGCCCGGTCACCGCCAGCTTCGGACTGTCCGCCCTGGAGTCCGGCGACGACGGCTACGACAGTCTGATGGTCCGTGCCGACCGCGCCATGTATGCGGTCAAGCCCGGCCGCGGCGAGCGGCATGCCCAGGTCCTGGAGGCGATCGACTGA
- a CDS encoding methylcrotonoyl-CoA carboxylase has product MPVLTSQIDPRGEEFRRNADHLRGLVDDLRAQMAAAAEGGGAKARDKHTARGKLLPRERIRALLDPGSPFLELSPLAAHGMYDGAAPGAGVVTGIGRVAGTEVMVVANDATVKGGTYFPVTVKKHLRAQEIALENHLPCVYLVDSGGAFLPLQDEVFPDRDHFGRIFYNQARLSARNIPQVAVVMGSCTAGGAYVPAMSDETVIVREQGTIFLGGPPLVKAATGEVVDAEALGGADVHTAISGVADHYAENDQHALAIARDIVAHLNRRKAMPAALREPREPLYDPAELYGVLPPDTRQPYDVREVIARIVDGSELQEFKPRYGKTLVTGFAHIHGYPVGIVANNGILFAESALKGAHFIELCNQRDIPLVFLQNITGFMVGRKYENAGIAKDGAKMVTAVACSHVPKFTVLIGGSFGAGNYAMCGRGYQPRFLWMWPNARISVMGGEQAAGVLATVRRDGIEAGGGQWPKDEEEAFKAPIRDQYERQGHPYYATARLWDDGVIDPADTRRVLGLALSAAFNAPIEKDRFGVFRM; this is encoded by the coding sequence ATGCCGGTCCTGACCAGCCAGATCGATCCCCGCGGCGAGGAGTTCCGCCGCAACGCCGACCACCTGCGCGGCCTGGTCGATGACCTGCGCGCGCAGATGGCGGCAGCCGCCGAGGGCGGCGGCGCCAAGGCCCGCGACAAGCACACCGCGCGCGGCAAGCTGCTGCCGCGCGAGCGCATCCGCGCCCTGCTCGACCCCGGCTCGCCGTTCCTGGAACTGTCGCCCCTGGCCGCGCACGGCATGTACGACGGCGCCGCGCCGGGCGCCGGGGTGGTCACCGGCATCGGCCGGGTCGCCGGCACCGAGGTGATGGTGGTCGCCAACGACGCCACCGTGAAGGGCGGCACCTACTTCCCGGTGACGGTTAAGAAGCACCTGCGCGCGCAGGAGATCGCCCTGGAGAACCACCTGCCCTGCGTGTACCTGGTGGACTCCGGCGGCGCCTTCCTGCCGCTGCAGGACGAGGTCTTCCCCGACCGCGACCATTTCGGCCGGATCTTCTACAACCAGGCGCGGCTGAGCGCCCGCAACATCCCGCAGGTCGCGGTGGTGATGGGCTCGTGCACCGCCGGCGGCGCCTACGTGCCGGCGATGAGCGACGAGACCGTGATCGTCCGCGAGCAAGGCACTATCTTCCTGGGCGGCCCGCCGCTGGTGAAGGCGGCCACCGGCGAAGTGGTCGACGCCGAGGCCCTGGGCGGCGCCGACGTGCACACCGCGATCTCCGGTGTCGCCGACCACTACGCCGAGAACGACCAGCACGCCCTGGCGATCGCCCGCGACATCGTCGCCCACCTCAACCGCCGCAAGGCGATGCCGGCCGCGCTGCGCGAGCCGCGCGAGCCGCTCTACGATCCCGCCGAACTGTACGGCGTGCTGCCGCCCGACACCCGCCAGCCCTACGACGTGCGCGAAGTCATCGCCCGCATCGTCGACGGCAGCGAGCTGCAGGAGTTCAAGCCGCGCTACGGCAAGACCCTGGTCACCGGCTTCGCCCACATCCACGGCTACCCGGTCGGCATCGTCGCCAACAACGGCATCCTGTTCGCCGAGAGCGCGCTCAAGGGCGCGCACTTCATCGAGCTGTGCAACCAGCGCGACATCCCGCTGGTGTTCCTGCAGAACATCACCGGCTTCATGGTCGGCCGCAAGTACGAGAACGCCGGCATCGCCAAGGACGGCGCCAAGATGGTGACCGCGGTGGCCTGCTCGCACGTGCCCAAGTTCACCGTGCTGATCGGCGGCAGCTTCGGTGCCGGCAACTACGCGATGTGCGGACGCGGCTACCAGCCGCGCTTCCTGTGGATGTGGCCGAACGCACGGATCTCGGTGATGGGCGGCGAACAGGCCGCCGGCGTGCTGGCCACGGTGCGCCGCGACGGCATCGAGGCCGGCGGCGGGCAGTGGCCGAAGGACGAGGAGGAGGCCTTCAAGGCGCCGATCCGGGATCAGTACGAGCGCCAGGGCCACCCCTACTACGCCACTGCGCGGCTGTGGGACGACGGCGTGATCGACCCCGCCGACACCCGCCGGGTGCTCGGCCTGGCGCTGTCGGCCGCCTTCAACGCCCCGATCGAGAAGGACCGCTTCGGTGTCTTCCGCATGTAG